The following are encoded together in the Brassica napus cultivar Da-Ae chromosome A9, Da-Ae, whole genome shotgun sequence genome:
- the LOC106363204 gene encoding protein RDM16-like isoform X2: MGYRQDPEFPTIINYLLGQTPAETMAVQQKPAKAPVLRVDALGREIDEHGNVISVTKPSNLSTLKVNINKQKKDAFQILKPQLEVNPEENPHFDPRMGIDKNKILRPKRMSFQFVEEGKWTRDAESLKLRSQFGEAKARELKVKQAHLAKARDDINPNLIEVSERAPRKEKPKEIIPDVEWWDAAVLTNGVYGDIADGTITDSDLKTEKLTHYIEHPRPIEPPAEAAPPPPQPLKLTKREQKKLRTQRRLAKEKEKQEMIRQGLLEPPKAKVKMSNLMKVLGSEATQDPTKLEKEIRTAAAEREQAHTDRNAARKLTPAEKREKKERKLFDDPTTIETIVSVYKINKLSHPKTRFKVEMNARENRLTGCSVMTDEMSVVVVEGKSKAIKRYGKLMLRRINWAEAVKKDEKEGEEENDDEEENGGNNKCWLVWQGSVGKPSFHRFLVQECLTESAAKKVFTDAGVAHYWDLAVNYTED, encoded by the exons ATGGGGTACCGTCAGGATCCAGAGTTTCCTACCATTATCAATTATCTTCTAGGACAGACACCTGCAGAGACGATGGCTGTTCAACAGAAACCTGCAAAGGCTCCTGTTCTGCGTGTGGATGCCCTTGGAAGGGAGATAGATGAACATGGAAATGTGATTAGCGTGACTAAGCCAAGCAATCTTAGTACATTAAAG GTTAATATCAACAAACAGAAGAAAGATGCCTTTCAGATTCTTAAACCTCAACTGGAAGTAAATCCAGAAGAAAACCCCCACTTTGATCCGAGGATGGGGATTGACaaaaacaagattttgagaCCCAAGCGTATGAGTTTTCAGTTTGTTGAGGAAGGTAAATGGACAAGAGATGCTGAGAGTTTGAAGTTGAGG AGTCAATTTGGTGAAGCAAAAGCAAGAGAGCTGAAGGTGAAGCAAGCGCATCTGGCTAAGGCCAGGGATGATATAAATCCAAATTTGATCGAGGTATCAGAACGTGCCCCGAGAAAAGAGAAGCCCAAGGAGATAATCCCAGATGTTGAGTGGTG GGATGCAGCTGTCCTCACAAATGGCGTGTATGGCGACATAGCTGATGGTACCATTACCGATAGCGATCTGAAGACAGAAAAACTAACACATTACATAGAGCATCCACGTCCCATAGAGCCACCTGCAGAGGCAGCGCCTCCACCACCCCAGCCTCTTAAACTGACAAAGAGGGAGCAGAAGAAACTTCGAACCCAGAGGCGTCTGgcaaaagaaaaggagaaacaGGAGATGATCAGACAAGGGTTGCTTGAACCACCAAAAGCAAAGGTGAAAATGAGCAATCTGATGAAGGTTCTTGGGTCTGAAGCAACGCAAGACCCAACCAAGCTTGAGAAGGAGATCCGCACAGCAGCAGCCGAACGTGAACAGGCTCACACGGACAGGAACGCAGCACGGAAGCTAACACCTGCAGAGAAACGTgagaagaaagagaggaagCTTTTCGATGATCCAACAACGATCGAGACAATAGTGTCGGTGTACAAGATCAACAAGCTCTCTCATCCTAAGACGAGATTCAAGGTGGAGATGAACGCTAGGGAGAACAGATTAACCGGGTGTAGCGTGATGACAGATGAAATgagtgtggtggtggtggagggtAAGAGCAAAGCCATAAAGAGATACGGGAAACTGATGCTGAGGCGGATAAACTGGGCAGAAGCAGTGAAGAAGGATGAGAAGgaaggagaggaagaaaacGATGACGAAGAAGAGAATGGTGGAAACAACAAGTGCTGGTTAGTTTGGCAAGGAAGCGTTGGGAAACCGAGTTTTCATAGGTTTCTTGTACAAGAGTGCTTAACTGAATCTGCTGCCAAAAAAGTTTTCACGGATGCTGGTGTCGCTCACTACTGGGACCTCGCGGTCAACTACACAGAAGACTAA
- the LOC106363204 gene encoding protein RDM16-like isoform X1 encodes MDKERYRSTRDDRDRDSSADRSPEREAGRRHRDGDSKRRDSDHHRSSRREDREDERDRTRERRRSVERSEREGSRDRERSHEGSKDKETRSKRKEREEENGNKEGKKRSRFSDGSGGGGERRSRFEDESKNDQVSEGSRATNAASDVSTGVTSHSSLASETSLAPSQTLLTKVSSISTTDENKSIVRSHEVHGKSSTDGRTSGQSSSNLSLDALAKAKKAIQLGKGLADRFKKLSSANQGIKLASEGSPHARVPPSTTTPAVSAGTSSASALPHAVLPGLGNKVNIEAVKRAQEVAARMGYRQDPEFPTIINYLLGQTPAETMAVQQKPAKAPVLRVDALGREIDEHGNVISVTKPSNLSTLKVNINKQKKDAFQILKPQLEVNPEENPHFDPRMGIDKNKILRPKRMSFQFVEEGKWTRDAESLKLRSQFGEAKARELKVKQAHLAKARDDINPNLIEVSERAPRKEKPKEIIPDVEWWDAAVLTNGVYGDIADGTITDSDLKTEKLTHYIEHPRPIEPPAEAAPPPPQPLKLTKREQKKLRTQRRLAKEKEKQEMIRQGLLEPPKAKVKMSNLMKVLGSEATQDPTKLEKEIRTAAAEREQAHTDRNAARKLTPAEKREKKERKLFDDPTTIETIVSVYKINKLSHPKTRFKVEMNARENRLTGCSVMTDEMSVVVVEGKSKAIKRYGKLMLRRINWAEAVKKDEKEGEEENDDEEENGGNNKCWLVWQGSVGKPSFHRFLVQECLTESAAKKVFTDAGVAHYWDLAVNYTED; translated from the exons ATGGATAAGGAGAGATACAGGAGCACCAGGGACGATCGCGATCGTGATTCGAGTGCGGATCGTTCGCCGGAACGCGAAGCCGGACGCCGCCATCGCGATGGCGATTCGAAGCGTCGCGATTCAGATCACCACCGGTCATCGAGGCGCGAGGATAGGGAGGATGAGAGAGATAGAACTCGGGAGAGAAGGAGATCTGTCGAGCGAAGCGAGAGGGAAGGGAGTAGAGATAGGGAGAGGTCTCACGAAGGAAGTAAAGATAAGGAAACGAGGAGcaagaggaaagagagagaggaggagaacGGGAATAAGGAAGGGAAGAAGAGATCTAGGTTCTCTGATgggagtggtggtggtggtgagagGAGAAGCAGGTTTGAGGATGAGAGCAAAAATGATCAAGTGAGTGAGGGTTCTAGGGCTACGAACGCAGCTAGTGACGTCTCCACT GGCGTCACTTCGCATAGTTCTTTAGCTTCGGAAACGTCTTTAGCCCCTAGTCAAACCCTGCTCACTAAGGTATCTTCAATATCCACAACGGATGAAAATAAGAGTATTGTCAGGTCTCATGAGGTTCATGGAAAATCTAGTACAGATGGAAGAACTTCCGGGCAAAGTAGTTCAAACTTGTCTCTTGATGCATTAGCTAAAGCTAAGAAAGCTATTCAGCTTGGAAAGGGATTAGCCGACAGGTTTAAGAAACTTTCTTCG GCGAATCAAGGTATTAAGTTGGCTTCAGAAGGTAGCCCACATGCTAGAGTGCCACCATCGACTACCACTCCTGCTGTCTCTGCAGGAACATCTTCTGCTTCAGCATTACCACATGCTGTCTTGCCTGGCCTTGGGAATAAGGTCAACATTGAAGCTGTTAAGAGAGCTCAGGAGGTGGCAGCTAGGATGGGGTACCGTCAGGATCCAGAGTTTCCTACCATTATCAATTATCTTCTAGGACAGACACCTGCAGAGACGATGGCTGTTCAACAGAAACCTGCAAAGGCTCCTGTTCTGCGTGTGGATGCCCTTGGAAGGGAGATAGATGAACATGGAAATGTGATTAGCGTGACTAAGCCAAGCAATCTTAGTACATTAAAG GTTAATATCAACAAACAGAAGAAAGATGCCTTTCAGATTCTTAAACCTCAACTGGAAGTAAATCCAGAAGAAAACCCCCACTTTGATCCGAGGATGGGGATTGACaaaaacaagattttgagaCCCAAGCGTATGAGTTTTCAGTTTGTTGAGGAAGGTAAATGGACAAGAGATGCTGAGAGTTTGAAGTTGAGG AGTCAATTTGGTGAAGCAAAAGCAAGAGAGCTGAAGGTGAAGCAAGCGCATCTGGCTAAGGCCAGGGATGATATAAATCCAAATTTGATCGAGGTATCAGAACGTGCCCCGAGAAAAGAGAAGCCCAAGGAGATAATCCCAGATGTTGAGTGGTG GGATGCAGCTGTCCTCACAAATGGCGTGTATGGCGACATAGCTGATGGTACCATTACCGATAGCGATCTGAAGACAGAAAAACTAACACATTACATAGAGCATCCACGTCCCATAGAGCCACCTGCAGAGGCAGCGCCTCCACCACCCCAGCCTCTTAAACTGACAAAGAGGGAGCAGAAGAAACTTCGAACCCAGAGGCGTCTGgcaaaagaaaaggagaaacaGGAGATGATCAGACAAGGGTTGCTTGAACCACCAAAAGCAAAGGTGAAAATGAGCAATCTGATGAAGGTTCTTGGGTCTGAAGCAACGCAAGACCCAACCAAGCTTGAGAAGGAGATCCGCACAGCAGCAGCCGAACGTGAACAGGCTCACACGGACAGGAACGCAGCACGGAAGCTAACACCTGCAGAGAAACGTgagaagaaagagaggaagCTTTTCGATGATCCAACAACGATCGAGACAATAGTGTCGGTGTACAAGATCAACAAGCTCTCTCATCCTAAGACGAGATTCAAGGTGGAGATGAACGCTAGGGAGAACAGATTAACCGGGTGTAGCGTGATGACAGATGAAATgagtgtggtggtggtggagggtAAGAGCAAAGCCATAAAGAGATACGGGAAACTGATGCTGAGGCGGATAAACTGGGCAGAAGCAGTGAAGAAGGATGAGAAGgaaggagaggaagaaaacGATGACGAAGAAGAGAATGGTGGAAACAACAAGTGCTGGTTAGTTTGGCAAGGAAGCGTTGGGAAACCGAGTTTTCATAGGTTTCTTGTACAAGAGTGCTTAACTGAATCTGCTGCCAAAAAAGTTTTCACGGATGCTGGTGTCGCTCACTACTGGGACCTCGCGGTCAACTACACAGAAGACTAA
- the LOC111213635 gene encoding uncharacterized protein LOC111213635 encodes MMQKCSLSNRRRSFEDDVPISDRTLEINSHISVPCHLEQCLNLKTGEVYYINRNTGINNNNNAYDDFSGESDVTVVSEDDSSYHESQVSSSESSIENHEEENEVLVVAGCKACYIYYMVPKLLKDCPKCAAQLLHFDRNHSASP; translated from the exons ATGATGCAGAAATGTTCATTGAGTAACCGGAGAAGGAGTTTCGAAGATGATGTACCAATCTCAGATAGAACGTTGGAGATAAATTCTCACATCTCTGTTCCTTGTCATTTGGAACAGTGTCTTAATCTCAAG acAGGAGAGGTTTACTACATAAACCGGAACACCGGaataaacaacaacaacaatgcaTATGATGATTTCAGTGGAGAATCGGATGTAACTGTTGTTTCAGAAGACGATAGCTCTTATCATGAAAGCCAAGTATCATCATCAGAGTCATCTATAGAGAATCACGAAGAAGAGAATGAAGTTCTTGTGGTAGCTGGTTGCAAAGCTtgttatatttattacatgGTACCTAAACTCTTGAAAGATTGCCCCAAATGTGCAGCTCAGCTTCTTCACTTTGATCGAAATCACTCTGCTTCTCCTTAA